One region of Deinococcus wulumuqiensis R12 genomic DNA includes:
- a CDS encoding arsenic transporter, which yields MLLAALIFLLTLTLVIWQPKLKWQPGGLGIGYSAAFGALLALATGVVNVSDIPVVWNIVWNATATFVALIVISLLLDEAGFFKWAALHVARWGGGNGHKLFALVILLGAAVSALFANDGTALILTPIVLAMLTALGFSPATTLAFILATGFIADSSSLPLIISNLVNIVTADFFDIGFGEYASVMVPVDLAAIAASLGMLSLLFRKDLPHVYELNRLEAPQAAIRDPQVFRMGFGVLGVLLVGYFAAEPLGLPVSLIAVVGAVLLYFVAARGSVISTKKVLAGAPWQIVVFSLGMYLVVYGLRNAGLTDVLAGVLNRLADGGLWTATIGTGFVMALISSVMNNMPSVLIGNIAIADSAATGLVKQGMIYANVVGNDLGPKITPIGSLATLLWLHVLSLKGIRIGWGQYFKVGIVLTLPVLLVTLAALALRLSL from the coding sequence ATGCTGCTTGCGGCCCTTATTTTCCTGCTGACACTGACCCTGGTCATCTGGCAACCGAAGCTGAAATGGCAACCCGGCGGCCTGGGCATCGGCTACAGCGCGGCGTTCGGGGCGCTGCTGGCCCTCGCTACGGGCGTAGTGAACGTCTCGGACATTCCCGTCGTCTGGAACATCGTCTGGAACGCCACCGCCACCTTCGTCGCACTCATCGTCATCTCGCTGCTGCTGGACGAGGCAGGTTTTTTCAAATGGGCCGCGCTGCATGTGGCCCGCTGGGGTGGGGGAAATGGTCACAAATTGTTCGCGCTGGTGATTCTGCTGGGCGCGGCGGTGTCGGCCCTCTTCGCCAACGACGGCACCGCACTGATTCTCACGCCCATCGTGCTGGCGATGCTGACCGCGCTGGGGTTTTCGCCTGCCACCACGCTGGCTTTTATCCTCGCGACAGGATTTATTGCGGACTCCTCCAGCCTGCCGCTCATCATCTCCAACCTCGTCAATATCGTCACCGCCGACTTTTTCGACATCGGTTTCGGTGAATACGCCTCGGTGATGGTGCCTGTAGACCTTGCAGCCATTGCCGCCAGTCTGGGGATGCTGTCCCTGCTGTTCCGCAAGGATTTGCCCCATGTGTACGAGCTGAACCGTTTGGAAGCCCCTCAAGCGGCCATTCGTGACCCGCAGGTGTTCAGGATGGGCTTCGGTGTGCTGGGCGTGCTGCTGGTCGGCTACTTCGCCGCCGAGCCGCTGGGGTTGCCGGTCAGCCTGATTGCGGTCGTCGGCGCAGTGCTGCTGTATTTCGTCGCCGCACGGGGAAGCGTCATCAGCACGAAAAAAGTCCTGGCGGGTGCGCCGTGGCAGATCGTGGTGTTCTCTCTGGGCATGTACCTCGTGGTCTACGGACTGAGAAATGCGGGCCTGACCGATGTTCTGGCGGGCGTTCTCAATCGCCTCGCGGACGGTGGACTCTGGACCGCCACCATCGGGACGGGCTTCGTGATGGCGCTGATCTCCAGCGTGATGAACAACATGCCCAGCGTGCTGATCGGCAACATCGCCATTGCCGACAGCGCCGCGACCGGACTGGTCAAGCAGGGGATGATCTATGCCAACGTCGTTGGCAACGACCTCGGCCCCAAGATCACGCCCATCGGCTCGCTGGCCACCCTGCTGTGGCTGCACGTTCTGTCCTTGAAGGGCATCCGTATCGGCTGGGGGCAGTACTTCAAAGTCGGCATCGTCCTGACCCTGCCAGTGCTGCTGGTCACGCTGGCCGCGCTCGCCCTGCGCCTTTCGCTGTGA
- a CDS encoding arsenate reductase ArsC codes for MKRVLILCTHNSARSQMAEALTREAARRAGLDLDVHSAGTEATFVKEDAKTVMAELGLDLSAHTSKTLHDVPDAQNFDYVVTVCDSANDACPIYPGKTERRHYPFVDPSGGSLDKWREVRDQMKRQFDAFVDALTKGDEVPATYADSPAVQSA; via the coding sequence ATGAAACGAGTCCTGATCCTGTGTACCCACAACTCCGCCCGCTCGCAGATGGCTGAAGCTCTCACTCGCGAGGCGGCCCGCCGCGCTGGGCTGGACCTCGACGTTCACTCGGCGGGGACAGAAGCGACCTTCGTGAAAGAGGACGCCAAGACAGTCATGGCAGAACTGGGCCTCGACCTCTCCGCGCACACCTCCAAGACCCTGCACGACGTGCCCGACGCCCAGAACTTCGACTATGTCGTCACTGTCTGTGACAGCGCGAACGACGCCTGCCCCATCTACCCCGGCAAGACCGAACGCCGCCACTATCCCTTCGTGGACCCGTCGGGCGGTAGTTTGGACAAGTGGCGCGAGGTGCGCGACCAGATGAAACGGCAGTTCGACGCCTTCGTGGACGCACTGACAAAGGGTGACGAGGTTCCCGCCACCTACGCCGACAGTCCCGCCGTACAAAGCGCCTGA
- a CDS encoding IS4 family transposase, giving the protein MIAARSVNHHDLSAHMPGISTPQAKKRRADRTFRDDQLDMGFFIALLVVHLPPGKVLLSLDRTNWEHGETPINFLVLGAVVHGFTLPLIWVPLDQSGNSHTYARMWLVLKLLRALPAKRWLGLVADREFIGAEWFRFLRRHGIKRAIRIRHSDMLDDMSGKKWFEHVQHGHFHEIAEKVFVFGELMRVVATRSPVGDLVIIATDFSARKTWKLYKQRWSIECTFSSFKKRGFDLERTGMTERSRLQRLFGLVTLAWMFCLRLGVWLSQTWPIPVLKHGRRAVSLVRHGAQHLVDALRWKPQQFMAVLEVLIQAFCPPGAAESEVVTY; this is encoded by the coding sequence ATGATTGCCGCGAGGAGCGTCAATCATCACGACCTGAGTGCCCATATGCCCGGTATCAGTACCCCACAGGCTAAAAAAAGGCGGGCAGACCGCACCTTCCGGGATGACCAACTGGACATGGGCTTTTTCATCGCGCTGCTCGTCGTGCATCTCCCACCAGGGAAGGTCTTGCTGAGTCTGGACCGCACGAACTGGGAGCACGGGGAGACGCCCATCAATTTTCTGGTGCTTGGAGCCGTGGTTCACGGCTTCACCCTGCCCCTGATCTGGGTGCCTCTCGACCAGTCCGGGAACAGCCACACGTACGCCCGGATGTGGCTGGTGTTGAAGCTCCTTCGGGCCTTGCCAGCGAAACGCTGGCTGGGCCTGGTGGCCGATCGGGAGTTCATTGGTGCGGAATGGTTCCGCTTTCTCCGTCGGCATGGCATCAAGCGGGCCATCCGCATTCGGCACAGCGACATGCTGGACGACATGAGTGGGAAGAAGTGGTTTGAGCATGTCCAGCACGGTCACTTTCACGAGATCGCTGAAAAGGTGTTCGTGTTCGGGGAGTTGATGCGGGTAGTCGCAACGAGGTCACCTGTAGGTGACCTCGTCATCATCGCCACAGATTTCAGCGCTCGGAAAACCTGGAAACTCTATAAGCAGCGCTGGTCGATTGAGTGCACCTTCAGCAGCTTCAAGAAGCGAGGCTTCGACCTGGAGCGGACCGGAATGACGGAGAGAAGTCGTCTACAGCGACTCTTCGGACTGGTGACACTGGCCTGGATGTTCTGTCTGCGCCTGGGGGTCTGGCTGAGCCAGACCTGGCCCATCCCCGTTCTGAAGCATGGTCGGAGAGCGGTCAGTCTGGTGCGGCACGGTGCTCAGCATCTCGTGGATGCCCTCCGGTGGAAACCCCAACAGTTCATGGCGGTCCTGGAGGTGTTAATCCAGGCTTTTTGCCCGCCAGGAGCGGCTGAAAGTGAAGTTGTCACCTACTGA
- a CDS encoding IS6 family transposase has translation MTDRKPYRHRFPLSVIGYALRLYHRFPLSQRDVQELLHERGVQISHETLRQWNIKFAPLLTEELRHREPRRGSRWHLDEVCVKVGGVKHWLWRAVDEYGDVLDILLQEHRDTQAAKSFFVRLLGEYDVPEVIHTDKLWSYGAALREIPVLHDVEHVQVVSTARCNNLVEQSHRPTRQQERGQLGFKRRKRTQEFLALHARVSNLHRHTRTTVPATLRRSHQSAALLRLREAMQQVA, from the coding sequence GTGACTGACCGGAAGCCCTATCGACATCGATTCCCGCTGAGTGTCATTGGGTATGCCCTGCGGCTCTACCACCGCTTCCCCCTCAGCCAGCGGGACGTTCAGGAACTGCTTCACGAGCGTGGTGTTCAGATCAGTCACGAGACCCTCCGTCAGTGGAACATCAAGTTCGCCCCACTCCTGACCGAGGAACTGCGCCATCGAGAACCCCGGCGGGGTTCTCGATGGCATCTGGACGAGGTCTGCGTCAAGGTCGGCGGGGTCAAGCATTGGTTGTGGCGAGCGGTCGACGAATACGGGGACGTGCTGGACATTCTGCTTCAGGAACACCGAGACACCCAGGCGGCCAAGTCCTTTTTTGTCCGCCTCCTGGGGGAATACGACGTGCCGGAGGTGATCCATACCGACAAGCTGTGGAGCTATGGGGCGGCGCTGCGTGAGATTCCCGTGCTCCACGACGTGGAGCACGTTCAGGTCGTTTCCACCGCCCGCTGTAACAATCTGGTGGAGCAATCTCATCGACCCACCCGGCAGCAAGAACGAGGCCAACTGGGCTTCAAGCGCCGGAAACGAACACAAGAATTCCTCGCCCTGCACGCCCGAGTCTCGAACCTCCATCGACACACGCGAACCACCGTTCCCGCCACCCTCAGACGAAGCCATCAATCCGCAGCTCTTCTCCGCTTGCGAGAGGCGATGCAGCAGGTGGCTTGA
- a CDS encoding helix-turn-helix domain-containing protein: MGSLKAALEQPEATPLSELPLSIRQLLEDALGELERGHAVRVLPVHAELSVAEAADILGLAQPLVISLLEQRDIPSAQVGGEYRIRLEEVVLFAQTQKGIAYRALQQMADLAQELEMP, from the coding sequence ATGGGGAGTCTTAAAGCAGCACTGGAGCAACCCGAAGCCACGCCACTGTCTGAGCTGCCCCTGAGCATCAGGCAATTGCTTGAGGATGCCCTCGGAGAATTAGAGCGTGGCCACGCTGTCCGTGTCCTTCCTGTCCATGCTGAGCTTTCCGTGGCGGAGGCAGCCGACATTCTTGGGCTGGCTCAGCCATTGGTGATATCGCTACTGGAGCAAAGGGACATTCCTTCAGCTCAGGTTGGAGGTGAGTACCGCATCCGTCTGGAAGAGGTGGTTCTCTTTGCACAGACCCAGAAAGGCATCGCTTACCGCGCTCTACAGCAAATGGCCGACCTCGCGCAGGAGTTGGAAATGCCATGA
- a CDS encoding IS4 family transposase — MIAARSVNHHDLSAHMPGISTPQAKKRRADRTFRDEQLDMGFFIALLVVHLPPGKVLLSLDRTNWEHGETPINFLVLGAVVHGFTLPLIWVPLDQSGNSHTYARMWLVLKLLRALPAKRWLGLVADREFIGAEWFRFLRRHGIKRAIRIRHSDMLDDMSGKKWFEHVQHGHFHEIAEKVFVFGELMRVVATRSPVGDLVIIATDFSARKTWKLYKQRWSIECTFSSFKKRGFDLERTGMTERSRLQRLFGLVTLAWMFCLRLGVWLSQTWPIPVLKHGRRAVSLVRHGAQHLVDALRWKPQQFMAVLEVLIQAFCPPGAAESEVVTY, encoded by the coding sequence ATGATTGCCGCGAGGAGCGTCAATCATCACGACCTGAGTGCCCATATGCCCGGTATCAGTACCCCACAGGCTAAAAAAAGGCGGGCAGACCGCACTTTCCGGGATGAGCAGCTGGACATGGGCTTTTTCATCGCGCTGCTCGTCGTGCATCTCCCACCAGGGAAGGTCTTGCTGAGTCTGGACCGCACGAACTGGGAGCACGGGGAGACGCCCATCAATTTTCTGGTGCTTGGAGCCGTGGTTCACGGCTTCACCCTGCCCCTGATCTGGGTGCCTCTCGACCAGTCCGGGAACAGCCACACGTACGCCCGGATGTGGCTGGTGTTGAAGCTCCTTCGGGCCTTGCCAGCGAAACGCTGGCTGGGCCTGGTGGCCGATCGGGAGTTCATTGGTGCGGAATGGTTCCGCTTTCTCCGTCGGCATGGCATCAAGCGGGCCATCCGCATTCGGCACAGCGACATGCTGGACGACATGAGTGGGAAGAAGTGGTTTGAGCATGTCCAGCACGGTCACTTTCACGAGATCGCTGAAAAGGTGTTCGTGTTCGGGGAGTTGATGCGGGTAGTCGCAACGAGGTCACCTGTAGGTGACCTCGTCATCATCGCCACAGATTTCAGCGCTCGGAAAACCTGGAAACTCTATAAGCAGCGCTGGTCGATTGAGTGCACCTTCAGCAGCTTCAAGAAGCGAGGCTTCGACCTGGAGCGGACCGGAATGACGGAGAGAAGTCGTCTACAGCGACTCTTCGGACTGGTGACACTGGCCTGGATGTTCTGTCTGCGCCTGGGGGTCTGGCTGAGCCAGACCTGGCCCATCCCCGTTCTGAAGCATGGTCGGAGAGCGGTCAGTCTGGTGCGGCACGGTGCTCAGCATCTCGTGGATGCCCTCCGGTGGAAACCCCAACAGTTCATGGCGGTCCTGGAGGTGTTAATCCAGGCTTTTTGCCCGCCAGGAGCGGCTGAAAGTGAAGTTGTCACCTACTGA